Proteins from a single region of Nitrososphaerota archaeon:
- a CDS encoding AbrB/MazE/SpoVT family DNA-binding domain-containing protein: protein MPVEFEVKVQKIGSSLEAVIPKPLADGYKIKKGDVLVWVADGPTITVRKRV from the coding sequence GTGCCCGTTGAGTTTGAAGTGAAGGTTCAGAAGATAGGTTCCAGTCTTGAGGCTGTGATTCCGAAGCCTTTGGCTGATGGGTACAAAATTAAGAAGGGAGACGTTCTTGTTTGGGTGGCTGACGGGCCGACCATAACTGTTAGGAAGCGAGTTTAG